Proteins encoded in a region of the Prunus persica cultivar Lovell chromosome G4, Prunus_persica_NCBIv2, whole genome shotgun sequence genome:
- the LOC18778321 gene encoding pentatricopeptide repeat-containing protein At4g21170 produces the protein MFLHKAHQFRRAYSTASSLSWRTNIKQAQLASQISYALLQRRNWVPLLRNLSLFPKLTPALFLQILHKTQNNPQVSLEFFNWAKVNLRFEPDLKSNCQIIRVSLGSGLVRPVKPILDSLIQTHPVSELVQCITLACKGTDSQSTTLSFVLGCYSRKGLFREGLEVFRKMNVLGCVPSVVACNALLNAIQRENEIRLAWCFYGLMIRNGVLPDRFTWSLVAQILCKDGKFERILRLLDLNIYNSMMYNLLVDGCSKSGNFDAAFSHLNEMCDRKVDPDFSTYSSILDGACKLGNVEVVERVTSVMVEKKLLPNCPLSEYDSIVEKLCDLGKTHAAEMFFKKACDEKIGLQDGTYGLMLKALTNEVRTKEAISVYRLISERGIVVDGSSYHAFADVLCKEERYEEGFELLMDVISRGCSPSASELSCFISFLCRRGRWREAEYLLNVVLDKGLLPDLICCSPLVGRYCSGRQIDSAIALHNKMEKLNGSLDVTTYNVLLSGLFAARRIEEAMRVFDYMRRHNLMSSASFTIMIRGLCGVKELRKAMKIHDEMLKMRLKPDAATYKRLISGFQVTLSNLETRNEGDEAK, from the coding sequence ATGTTTCTTCACAAAGCTCACCAATTTCGCAGAGCGTATTCAACAGCTTCGTCTCTGAGTTGGAGAACCAATATCAAACAAGCTCAGCTAGCTTCCCAAATCTCCTACGCTCTCTTACAGAGACGCAACTGGGTACCACTCCTCCGAAACCTCAGTCTCTTCCCCAAACTGACGCCTGCTCTCTTTCTCCAAATCCTCCATAAAACCCAGAACAACCCACAAGTCTCTTTGGAGTTCTTCAATTGGGCCAAAGTAAATTTGAGGTTTGAACCGGACCTCAAATCCAACTGCCAAATCATCCGAGTCTCACTTGGGTCGGGCCTTGTTCGACCCGTGAAACCCATCTTGGATTCTCtaattcaaactcatcctGTATCAGAGCTTGTACAGTGCATTACTCTAGCGTGTAAAGGTACAGATTCTCAATCCACTACGTtaagttttgttcttggatGCTATTCAAGAAAGGGTTTGTTTAGAGAAGGCTTAGAAGTATTTAGGAAAATGAATGTTCTTGGTTGTGTTCCTTCAGTTGTTGCCTGCAATGCTCTGCTTAATGCTATACAACGAGAAAATGAGATTAGATTGGCGTGGTGTTTCTATGGCCTTATGATCCGGAATGGGGTTTTACCAGATCGATTTACATGGTCACTGGTTGCTCAAATTCTTTGTAAAGATGGGAAATTTGAAAGAATTCTTAGACTTTTGGATTTGAACATTTATAATTCTATGATGTATAATCTTCTTGTTGATGGTTGTAGCAAAAGTGGCAACTTTGATGCTGCATTTTCCCACTTAAACGAGATGTGTGATAGAAAAGTGGATCCTGATTTTAGTACTTATAGCTCTATTCTTGATGGAGCATGTAAACTTGGGAATGTGGAAGTGGTTGAAAGGGTAACAAGTGTTATGGTAGAGAAGAAATTGCTTCCCAATTGCCCTTTATCAGAGTATGATTCAATAGTTGAGAAACTTTGTGACTTGGGCAAAACACATGCCGCGGAAATGTTCTTTAAGAAAGCATGTGATGAAAAAATTGGACTCCAAGATGGTACCTATGGGCTTATGTTGAAGGCATTGACTAATGAAGTGAGAACAAAAGAAGCAATTTCGGTTTATCGTCTGATTTCTGAACGGGGTATTGTAGTGGATGGCAGTAGTTATCATGCATTTGCAGATGTTCTTTGCAAGGAAGAGCGGTATGAGGAAGGGTTTGAGTTGTTAATGGATGTTATAAGTAGAGGGTGTAGTCCTTCTGCATCGGAGCTGTCCTGTTTTATATCATTTCTGTGTCGTAGGGGTAGATGGAGAGAAGCAGAGTATCTGTTGAATGTTGTTCTAGACAAGGGGCTGCTACCGGATTTGATTTGCTGTTCCCCGTTAGTGGGGCGATACTGCTCTGGAAGACAGATTGATTCAGCTATTGCATTGCATAATAAGATGGAAAAATTGAATGGCAGCTTGGATGTAACAACCTACAATGTACTTCTCAGTGGGCTGTTTGCAGCAAGGAGGATTGAAGAAGCAATGAGAGTGTTTGATTACATGAGAAGACACAACTTGATGAGCAGTGCAAGCTTCACAATCATGATCCGTGGGCTCTGTGGTGTGAAGGAGTTGAGAAAGGCAATGAAAATTCATGATGAAATGTTGAAGATGAGGCTGAAACCTGATGCAGCAACTTATAAGCGTTTGATATCTGGGTTCCAAGTAACCTTATCAAACTTAGAAACTAGAAATGAGGGTGATGAAGCAAAGTGA
- the LOC18779198 gene encoding COBRA-like protein 10: protein MKRAWWVVITLMFALFGFAFSLTRAQDNGDGGDQQPAAPTPAQQDCDGIYMSYDFESRRKIYPFLKNAEKQAWAFKSTAHIVNTGTYELKAWKIYVGFQHKEILVGATGAVLMNGDDFPADVGNGTYLSGSGQTDLKTSISTAGDYTQIQAKIQFSGTMFGVKPSGVPMPKTIRLVNDGYKCPSPTNRKGSMYVCCVRNPKFKANVTKTKFLPRQKGDLTIAYDVIQAYENNYLAQVTMENCSPLGRLDHWNLTWEWMRGEFIYNMKGAYPRTIDYLNCIYGDAGKYYQQMDFSKVLNCEKKPIIGDLPREKANDTQVGKIPNCCRNGSILPPIMDQSKTKSAFQMQVFKLPPDLNRTALYPPERFKVDGVLNPEYKCGQPIRVDPAQFPDPSGLQATSLAIASWQIVCNITRAKTRKPKCCVSFSAYYNESVIPCNTCACGCSDTKNCNPKAHALLLPPETLLVPFENRTKKAIAWASIKHHHVPKPLPCGDHCSVSVNWHLLSDYKDGWTARITLFNWDKTNFEDWFTAVQLKKATAGYEKAYSFNGTKIPKLDNIIFLQGLKGLNFLVAQKNGTKPEKDPKVPGKQQSVISFKKKHTPDIEVAKGDGFPTRVFFNGEECSLPTQLPLSQGNCLHVNFVVAIFLSLLSFVM from the exons ATGAAAAGGGCTTGGTGGGTTGTAATTACACTCATGTTTGCCTTGTTTGGTTTTGCATTTTCGTTAACCAGAGCTCAAGATAATGGCGATGGAGGAGATCAACAACCAGCTGCACCAACCCCAGCACAACAAGATTGTGATGGGATTTACATGAGCTATGACTTCGAATCTCGGCGCAAAATCTACCCTTTCCTCAAGAATGCAGAGAAGCAGGCATGGGCCTTCAAATCCACCGCACACATAGTCAACACAGGCACATACGAGCTCAAGGCCTGGAAGATTTATGTTGGGTTTCAACACAAGGAGATTCTAGTTGGTGCAACTGGTGCTGTTTTGATGAACGGTGATGATTTCCCGGCTGATGTTGGGAATGGGACTTACCTCTCTGGATCAGGACAGACAGATTTGAAAACCTCCATTAGCACTGCAGGAGATTACACCCAAATTCAAGCCAAAATTCAATTCAGTGGCACCATGTTTGGTGTCAAGCCATCTGGGGTCCCCATGCCTAAAACAATACGGCTTGTTAACGATGGATACAAGTGCCCCTCACCGACCAATCGCA AGGGGTCTATGTATGTATGTTGTGTTAGGAACCCAAAGTTCAAGGCCAATGTAACAAAAACCAAGTTCTTGCCTCGGCAGAAGGGTGATCTCACAATAGCATATGATGTTATTCAAGCCTACGAAAATAATTACCTTGCTCAGGTGACAATGGAGAACTGCAGCCCTTTGGGACGTTTGGACCATTGGAACTTGACCTGGGAATGGATGAGAGGGGAATTCATATACAACATGAAAGGCGCTTATCCGCGTACGATTGATTATTTGAATTGTATATATGGTGATGCTGGAAAATACTATCAACAGATGGATTTTTCCAAGGTCTTGAACTGTGAAAAGAAACCGATCATCGGAGACCTACCTAGAGAGAAAGCAAACGATACTCAAGTTGGGAAGATACCCAACTGCTGCAGAAATGGTAGCATTTTGCCTCCTATAATGGACCAAAGCAAGACCAAGTCTGCTTTCCAAATGCAGGTGTTCAAATTACCTCCTGATTTGAATCGAACCGCTCTGTATCCACCCGAAAGATTTAAAGTGGATGGGGTGCTCAATCCAGAATACAAATGTGGGCAACCTATAAGGGTAGATCCTGCTCAATTTCCAGACCCAAGTGGTCTTCAGGCTACAAGCTTAGCCATTGCAAGCTGGCAAATAGTTTGCAACATAACAAGGGCCAAAACCAGGAAGCCAAAGTGTTGTGTTTCATTCTCTGCTTATTACAATGAGTCTGTGATCCCCTGCAACACATGTGCCTGTGGTTGCAGTGACACAAAAAATTGCAACCCAAAAGCCCATGCCCTTCTTCTCCCTCCAGAAACACTTCTTGTTCCCTTTGAAAATAGGACAAAGAAGGCCATCGCTTGGGCAAGCATAAAGCACCATCATGTGCCCAAGCCACTGCCTTGTGGTGACCATTGTTCAGTTAGTGTAAATTGGCATCTCTTATCAGATTACAAGGATGGCTGGACAGCTAGAATCACATTATTCAATTGGGACAAAACCAACTTTGAAGATTGGTTTACTGCCGTGCAGCTCAAGAAAGCTACCGCTGGTTATGAAAAGGCGTACTCTTTCAATGGGACCAAAATTCCCAAGCTGGACAACATCATCTTCCTCCAAGGCTTGAagggcttgaattttttggtGGCTCAGAAAAATGGAACGAAGCCGGAAAAAGATCCCAAGGTACCTGGAAAGCAACAATCTGTGATTTCCTTTAAAAAGAAGCATACACCAGACATAGAAGTAGCCAAAGGAGATGGGTTTCCTACAAGGGTGTTTTTCAATGGAGAAGAATGTTCTCTTCCTACTCAACTTCCACTATCACAAGGAAACTGTCTTCATGTAAATTTTGTAGTTGCAATTTTCCTTTCACTTCTGAGTTTTgttatgtaa
- the LOC18781271 gene encoding late embryogenesis abundant protein At1g64065: MAGSRKGLKIFAAVTGILLIVILVVLVVLVVLFVTILKPKEPSIFTKPVTLESFELVVTPVVRLNVSIGILITVKNPNYGGFKYENSTAHISYRGNVVAEAPIEKDTIPARATHNITSSVSILADKLVTDTHFLGDVILVGVLNFTSETTLHGKVSLLKVFEMKATSYSECNISITIKTQSADSVCKSKVELKK; the protein is encoded by the coding sequence ATGGCAGGCTCTCGCAAAGGTTTAAAAATCTTTGCTGCTGTCACTGGCATTCTCCTCATTGTCATCTTAGTTGTTCTAGTCGTTCTAGTCGTTCTGTTCGTTACAATCTTAAAACCCAAAGAACCTTCAATCTTCACCAAGCCGGTGACCCTAGAAAGCTTTGAATTGGTAGTTACTCCAGTGGTAAGGTTGAATGTATCAATTGGGATATTGATCACAGTGAAAAATCCAAACTATGGAGGCTTTAAGTATGAAAACAGCACAGCTCATATCAGTTATCGTGGGAATGTCGTTGCTGAAGCTCCGATCGAAAAAGACACAATTCCAGCTCGTGCGACTCATAACATCACCTCTTCTGTGAGTATTTTAGCTGACAAATTGGTTACTGATACCCATTTTCTGGGTGATGTGATTTTGGTTGGGGTATTGAATTTTACTTCAGAAACCACCCTGCATGGCAAGGTGAGCTTGTTGAAGGTCTTTGAGATGAAGGCAACTAGTTACAGCGAATGCAACATCTCTATCACGATCAAAACCCAGAGCGCTGACTCCGTTTGTAAATCCAAGGTAGAACTGAAGAAATAA
- the LOC18779699 gene encoding pectinesterase: MAIQQSLLDSPKTSTSHCKPLYLILCLAAILSSTTLVGIQVMTKITSSSSYPPPTHICDHAHDQKSCLAMVTEVAGDKTKPVSDVDLLQALLEKSTPHIEKALEIAKDASSGINNPKNLAAIADCVELMDVSRDRVMHSIIALQNFTLQNSLEDAHAWLSSILTNHVTCLDGLQGPARTIMEPRLNDLISRSRASLAIMVAISNPSKPKAEIHEPLNGEFPSWVTSRDRRLLQDYNLAKEVKANIVVAKDGSGNYKTLKEAVAAAPNNSKTRYIIYVKKGTYKENVEVGKDKKNLMIVGDGMDDTVITGSLNVVDGSTTFKSATLAAVGDGFIAQDMWFQNTAGAVKHQAVALRVGADQSVINRCRIDAYQDTLYTHSNRQFYRDSYITGTVDFIFGNAAVVFQNCKLVARKPMTGQNNMVTAQGRIDPNQNTGTSIQKCDIIASSDLEPVKGTIRSYLGRPWKEYSRTVVMQSKIGDHIDPSGWSIWSGDFALKTLYYGEYANSGAGAGTSKRVKWAGYHVITSPTEAQTFTVAQLIQGGSWLKSTGVAYTEGL, from the exons ATGGCAATCCAACAGTCTCTCCTTGATTCTCCCAAAACTTCTACTTCTCACTGCAAACCCCTCTATCTAATTCTATGCTTAGCTGCTATTCTTAGCTCCACTACACTTGTTGGCATCCAAGTGATGACCAAAATtacctcatcatcttcttatccTCCACCAACCCACATATGTGACCATGCCCATGATCAGAAATCATGCTTAGCCATGGTCACTGAAGTAGCAGGGGACAAAACCAAGCCAGTGAGTGATGTTGATCTGCTACAAGCCCTCCTAGAAAAATCCACACCACACATAGAAAAAGCCCTTGAGATTGCCAAAGATGCTTCTTCTGGGATTAACAATCCCAAAAATCTAGCAGCTATTGCTGATTGTGTGGAGCTAATGGATGTGTCCAGAGACAGAGTTATGCACTCTATAATAGCTCTCCAAAATTTTACTCTGCAGAATTCTCTTGAAGATGCTCATGCTTGGCTTAGTAGCATACTCACTAACCATGTCACATGCTTGGATGGTCTACAAGGACCAGCCAGGACCATTATGGAGCCAAGGCTCAATGACTTGATCTCGAGGTCAAGAGCCTCCCTAGCCATCATGGTTGCAATTTCGAACCCATCGAAACCGAAAGCAGAGATCCATGAGCCACTGAATGGGGAGTTTCCAAGTTGGGTCACAAGCAGGGACAGAAGGCTTTTGCAGGATTATAATTTGGCAAAGGAAGTTAAGGCCAATATTGTGGTGGCAAAGGATGGGAGTGGAAACTACAAGACTCTGAAAGAAGCAGTGGCAGCTGCCCCAAACAATAGCAAAACCAGGTACATTATTTATGTGAAAAAGGGCACCTATAAGGAAAATGTTGAAGTTGGAAAGGACAAGAAGAATTTGATGATTGTTGGAGATGGCATGGATGACACTGTCATCACTGGCAGCCTCAATGTTGTTGATGGATCAACCACTTTCAAATCTGCAACTCTAG CTGCCGTTGGTGATGGGTTTATAGCCCAGGACATGTGGTTCCAAAACACAGCCGGGGCAGTAAAGCACCAAGCTGTTGCACTGCGTGTTGGGGCAGACCAGTCAGTGATAAACCGGTGTCGTATCGACGCTTACCAAGACACTCTCTATACCCATTCCAACAGGCAATTCTACAGAGATTCCTACATAACAGGCACAGTGGACTTCATATTTGGAAACGCAGCTGTTGTGTTTCAAAACTGCAAACTTGTGGCCAGAAAGCCCATGACTGGACAAAATAACATGGTCACTGCCCAAGGACGCATAGACCCGAACCAAAACACTGGAACTTCTATTCAAAAATGCGACATAATTGCAAGCTCTGACTTGGAGCCTGTGAAAGGGACCATCCGATCCTACTTAGGTCGGCCATGGAAGGAGTATTCTAGGACTGTTGTGATGCAGTCAAAGATTGGTGACCACATTGACCCAAGTGGGTGGTCTATTTGGAGTGGGGATTTTGCATTGAAGACATTGTACTATGGAGAATATGCAAATAGTGGAGCTGGTGCTGGGACCAGCAAGAGAGTCAAATGGGCTGGTTACCATGTCATCACAAGCCCAACTGAGGCCCAAACTTTCACTGTTGCTCAGCTCATCCAAGGAGGGTCATGGTTAAAGTCTACAGGGGTTGCTTATACAGAAGGGCTGTGA
- the LOC18781217 gene encoding CRIB domain-containing protein RIC10 produces the protein MATKIFKYFSQMFVVKEREMEIGYPTDVKHVAHIGWEGPSDSAPTWMNEFKNGPDFSTSSLGSNAGDRMGSSNPMAYSPWSSQDFEHSMGHQPSSDMFRDLPRSELPNVPKKPKRKKVKSSSPSASRSSRATKSKATAYTQMEATQNLLI, from the exons ATGGCAACCAAGATTTTCAAATACTTCTCTCAAATGTTTG TTGTGAAAGAGCGTGAAATGGAAATTGGGTACCCAACAGATGTGAAACATGTAGCACACATTGGCTGGGAAGGCCCATCTGATAGCGCTCCCACTTGG ATGAACGAATTTAAAAATGGACCAGATTTCTCAACCAGCTCGCTTGGTAGTAACGCTGGGGATCGGATGGGTTCCTCTAATCCTATGGCTTATTCTCCTTGGTCCTCTCAAG ATTTTGAGCATTCGATGGGACACCAACCGTCCTCGGATATGTTCAGAGACCTTCCTCGTAGTGAACTTCCTAATGTGCCCAAGAAACCAAAGCGGAAAAAGGTCAAGTCTTCGTCTCCCTCAGCATCAAGATCCTCAAGAGCAACAAAGTCAAAGGCGACTGCATACACCCAAATGGAGGCAACACAAAACCTGCTAATATAG
- the LOC18781025 gene encoding probable dolichyl-diphosphooligosaccharide--protein glycosyltransferase subunit 3B, whose product MGPIPKLPLVFLITTLLFLTAFIGLSESNSDQVAELLSLQARSKSGLIRLDDHSLSRFLTSVKTPRPYWVLIFFDAAKLHDKHELHLKELRSEFALVASSFIENNEDPSSSSHAKLFFCDIEFQDSQHSFAQFGVNSLPHIRLIGPNHSLKESQQMDQGDFSRLAESMSEFIESKTKLVVGPIQRPPMISKKQIMFATIAWLIWLPFIGKKIISGKTLLHDPRIWLSGAVFIYFFSVSGAMHNIIRKMPMFLVDRNDPSKLIFFYQGSGMQLGTEGFTVGFLYTIVGLLLAFLTRVLVTVRNVKVQRIVMIIALLVSFWAVKKVVYLDNWKTGYGVHAFWPSSWN is encoded by the coding sequence ATGGGACCAATTCCGAAACTACCCCTTGTCTTTCTCATCACCACCCTCCTCTTTCTCACCGCATTCATTGGGTTATCCGAATCCAACTCGGACCAGGTCGCCGAACTCCTTTCCCTCCAAGCCCGATCCAAATCTGGCTTGATCCGCCTCGACGATCACTCACTCTCTCGATTTCTGACCTCCGTCAAAACCCCAAGGCCCTACTGGgttctcatcttcttcgacGCCGCAAAGCTCCACGACAAGCATGAGCTCCATCTCAAGGAGCTCCGCAGCGAGTTCGCTCTCGTCGCTTCGTCTTTCATCGAGAACAATGAAGACCCATCGTCTTCTTCTCACGCCAAGTTGTTCTTCTGCGACATCGAGTTTCAAGACTCGCAGCACAGCTTTGCCCAATTCGGAGTCAACTCGCTGCCTCACATTCGCCTCATCGGACCCAACCACAGCCTCAAAGAATCCCAGCAAATGGACCAGGGCGATTTCTCGAGATTGGCTGAGTCAATGTCCGAGTTCATCGAGTCCAAGACCAAACTCGTCGTGGGTCCGATTCAGCGCCCTCCGATGATATCCAAGAAGCAAATTATGTTCGCTACCATCGCGTGGTTGATTTGGTTACCCTTTATTGGGAAGAAGATCATCAGTGGCAAGACTTTGCTTCACGACCCAAGAATTTGGTTATCTGGGGCTGTCTTCATTTACTTCTTTAGCGTCTCGGGCGCTATGCATAACATCATTAGAAAAATGCCCATGTTCTTGGTTGATAGAAATGACCCTTCAAAGCTCATATTTTTCTACCAGGGCTCCGGAATGCAGCTTGGAACAGAAGGCTTCACAGTTGGGTTCTTGTACACCATTGTTGGGTTGTTGTTGGCATTCCTCACCCGCGTGCTTGTTACCGTCCGCAATGTCAAGGTGCAGCGTATTGTTATGATTATCGCGCTCCTTGTTTCGTTTTGGGCGGTGAAGAAGGTGGTCTACTTGGATAATTGGAAGACCGGTTATGGAGTGCATGCTTTTTGGCCTTCGAGTTGGAACTGA
- the LOC18780448 gene encoding homeobox-leucine zipper protein PROTODERMAL FACTOR 2, which produces MYQPSMFENHHHILDHMTTSSTHKASESTEVLGKSRLLDDDFETKSGTETTTDAPSGDEQDPNNTGPRPKRKRYHRHTQRQIQEMEAFFKECPHPDDKQRKELSRELGLEPLQVKFWFQNKRTQMKAQQERHENSILKSENDKLRAENNRYKEALGNATCPNCGGPAALGEMSFDEQHLRIENARLREEIDRISSIAAKYVGKPLASSFSSHIPPHVPSRSLDLGVGSFGAQSGFVGEMYGSSSDLLRSVSVPTDADKPMIIELAVAAMEELIRMAQAGEPLWVPGDHNSSHNHEILNEDEYLRTFPRGIGPTPLGLKSEASRESALVIMNHVNLVEILMDVNQWSTVFCGIVSRAMTLDILSTGVAGNYNGALQVMTAEFQVPSPLVPTRENYFVRYCKQHVDGTWAVVDVSLDNLRPSPISRSRRRPSGCLIQELPNGYSKVIWVEHVEVDDRSVHNIYRPLVNSGLAFGAKRWVATLDRQCERLASSMASNIPAGDLCVITSPEGRKSMLKLAQRMVMSFCTGVGASTAHAWTTLSATGSDDVRVMTRKSMDDPGRPPGIVLSAATSFWIPVPPKRVFDFLRDENSRTEWDILSNGGLVQEMAHIANGRDPGNCVSLLRVNSANSSQSNMLILQESCTDSTGSYVIYAPVDIVAMNVVLSGGDPDYVALLPSGFAILPDGPTGPAGGGGGGILDVGSGGSLLTVAFQILVDSVPTAKLSLGSVATVNNLIKCTVERIRAAVTCEQNA; this is translated from the exons ATGTATCAGCCAAGCATGTTCGAGAATCACCACCATATCCTCGATCATATGACGACCAGCAGCACCCACAAAGCCTCGGAAAGTACTGAAGTACTAGGAAAGAGCAGACTGCTGGACGATGATTTCGAGACCAAATCCGGCACCGAAACGACTACGGATGCTCCCTCCGGCGATGAGCAAGATCCTAACAACACCGGTCCACGCCCCAAACGAAAACGTTACCATCGCCACACCCAGCGTCAAATCCAAGAGATGGAAGC ATTCTTCAAGGAGTGTCCTCACCCAGACGACAAGCAAAGGAAGGAGCTGAGCCGTGAACTAGGGTTAGAGCCTTTGCAAGTCAAATTTTGGTTCCAAAACAAGCGCACCCAAATGAAG GCTCAACAAGAACGCCATGAGAATTCAATTTTGAAATCAGAGAACGACAAGCTTCGCGCCGAGAACAACAGGTACAAGGAAGCCCTCGGCAATGCCACATGCCCCAACTGTGGAGGACCAGCTGCTCTTGGTGAGATGTCATTTGATGAGCAGCATTTGAGGATCGAAAATGCTCGTTTGCGTGAAGAG ATTGATAGGATATCTTCAATTGCTGCCAAATATGTTGGCAAGCCTTTGGCAAGctcattttcttctcacaTTCCACCTCATGTGCCTTCCCGCTCCCTTGATCTCGGGGTTGGCAGTTTCGGGGCTCAATCGGGTTTTGTGGGAGAGATGTATGGATCATCAAGTGATCTTCTCAGGTCAGTTTCAGTGCCCACCGACGCAGATAAGCCGATGATTATTGAGCTTGCCGTGGCAGCCATGGAAGAACTCATTAGAATGGCTCAGGCTGGAGAGCCTTTATGGGTCCCTGGTGACCATAACTCATCTCATAATcatgaaattttgaatgaagATGAATACTTGAGGACGTTTCCTAGGGGAATTGGCCCCACACCATTGGGTTTGAAGTCTGAAGCTTCAAGAGAATCAGCGCTGGTCATCATGAATCATGTTAACCTTGTTGAGATTCTCATGGATGTG AACCAATGGTCTACTGTCTTTTGTGGTATTGTTTCAAGAGCAATGACCCTCGATATCCTATCAACTGGAGTAGCTGGGAACTACAATGGAGCCTTACAAGTG ATGACAGCTGAGTTCCAAGTGCCCTCGCCACTGGTTCCGACCCGTGAGAATTACTTTGTAAGGTACTGCAAGCAGCATGTTGATGGAACTTGGGCAGTGGTTGATGTTTCCTTGGACAACCTACGCCCAAGTCCAATTTCAAGAAGTCGAAGAAGGCCATCCGGTTGCTTAATCCAAGAATTGCCAAATGGTTACTCCAAG GTTATATGGGTGGAACATGTTGAAGTGGATGATAGGTCTGTTCACAACATATACAGGCCTCTAGTTAACTCTGGTCTTGCCTTTGGGGCAAAGCGTTGGGTGGCTACACTTGATAGGCAATGCGAACGTCTTGCCAGTTCAATGGCCAGTAACATTCCTGCTGGAGATCTCTGTG tgaTAACTAGTCCAGAAGGGAGGAAAAGTATGCTGAAGCTGGCGCAAAGAATGGTGATGAGCTTCTGCACTGGTGTGGGTGCTTCTACTGCCCATGCATGGACAACATTATCAGCAACAGGTTCAGATGATGTGAGGGTCATGACCAGAAAAAGTATGGATGATCCTGGCAGGCCTCCTGGGATTGTGCTTAGTGCTGCAACTTCCTTCTGGATTCCAGTCCCTCCCAAGAGAGTTTTTGATTTCCTGCGAGATGAGAACTCTCGTACTGAG TGGGATATACTTTCAAACGGTGGCCTAGTGCAAGAGATGGCACATATAGCTAATGGTCGTGATCCAGGCAACTGTGTCTCCCTACTGAGGGTTAAT AGTGCAAATTCAAGCCAAAGCAATATGCTGATACTTCAGGAGAGCTGCACAGATTCAACAGGGTCATACGTGATTTATGCTCCAGTTGATATTGTGGCCATGAATGTTGTGTTGAGTGGTGGAGATCCAGATTATGTTGCACTTCTGCCATCTGGTTTTGCCATCCTACCAGACGGGCCTACTGGGCCcgcaggaggaggaggaggaggaattCTTGATGTTGGGTCTGGTGGGTCCCTACTCACCGTAGCATTTCAGATCTTGGTTGATTCAGTTCCTACTGCCAAACTCTCTCTGGGATCTGTGGCCACTGTTAACAATCTAATTAAGTGCACGGTTGAGCGGATTAGGGCTGCGGTCACATGTGAACAGAACGCATGA
- the LOC18780685 gene encoding nuclear transport factor 2: MLGTFWETQLPYIRSQNWRERERERERERESKIKQRKAEMEEQAEMVGRAFVDHYYHLFDTERASLSSLYQPTSMLSFEGQKIFGVDDITSKLNQLPFDQCKHLISTIDSQPSSPTGGIVVFVSGSLQLPGEEHHLRFSQMFHLIPTPQGSFFLQNDIFRLNYG; the protein is encoded by the exons ATGTTAGGCACCTTTTGGGAAACCCAGCTTCCTTATATTCGTAGCCAgaattggagagagagagagagagagagagagagagagagagagagcaagatCAAACAGAGGAAAGCAGAAATGGAAGAACAAGCTGAAATGGTGGGGAGGGCATTTGTGGATCATTATTACCATCTTTTCGACACCGAAAGAGCTTCCCTTTCTTCTCTCTACCAACCAACCTCTATGTTGAGCTTTGAGGGACAGAAGATATTTGGGGTGGATGATATAACTTCAAAGCTTAACCAGTTGCCGTTTGATCAATGCAAACATTTGATCAGCACCATTGATTCACAGCCATCATCCCCAACTGGTGGCATTGTGGTCTTTGTCAGTGGCAGCCTCCAATTACCAGGGGAAGAACACCACCTAAGATTCAGCCAG ATGTTCCACTTGATTCCCACGCCACAAGGAAGCTTCTTTTTGCAGAATGACATATTTCGTCTCAATTATGGTTAA